GCGGACATCTATGGTTTCAGCATTCCGGCTATTTTTGGTGTCCAGGAACAGAAGCCGACGGTTATCGATGAGTTGATCATTCCCATTGAAGTGAAAGGCGTAAAGCTGATTTCCATGCAGTTCTTTGTACCAAAAGACACGCCAGTTGTCTGGCGCGGCCCGATGCTGGGTAAGATGTTGCGAAACTTCTTTGGCCAAGTACACTGGGGCGACGTTGACGTCGTGTTGCTGGATCTTCCGCCTGGTACGGGGGATATGGCACTTGATATTCACACGCTGTTGCCGAATAGCAAGCAGCTCATTGTGACGACACCGCAGGCGGCTGCTGCAGACGTGGCTGTTCGTGCTGGATTAATGGGTGTCCGGACAAACCACGAAGTCATTGGCGTTGTGGAGAATATGGCGTATTACCAATGTGATGTATGTGACGAACCCGCCTACATTTTCGGGCGTGGCGGTGGAGCAAAAGTGGCTGACCAGTTGAAAACCGACCTGATTGCGGAAATCCCAATCGCCAACTTGGATAAGCAAAAGGATGCACTCTTCGGTGAAGATTCATTGCAAGGG
This is a stretch of genomic DNA from Alicyclobacillus dauci. It encodes these proteins:
- a CDS encoding Mrp/NBP35 family ATP-binding protein; this encodes MVTKEQVLEVLRDVEDPEVHKSIVELDMVQEIEIEEHRVSVEVLLTIRGCPLRTVIEQDVQERLLTLPGITDAEVKIGHMSDEQRAAFASKLRGHGGQPAGGQGAQQQQQNVPPLLRGDRPVQFLAVASGKGGVGKSTVTANLAIALAKQGIRVALIDADIYGFSIPAIFGVQEQKPTVIDELIIPIEVKGVKLISMQFFVPKDTPVVWRGPMLGKMLRNFFGQVHWGDVDVVLLDLPPGTGDMALDIHTLLPNSKQLIVTTPQAAAADVAVRAGLMGVRTNHEVIGVVENMAYYQCDVCDEPAYIFGRGGGAKVADQLKTDLIAEIPIANLDKQKDALFGEDSLQGAAYKQLATRVGERLGLKAKQLQR